The following coding sequences lie in one Crassostrea angulata isolate pt1a10 chromosome 10, ASM2561291v2, whole genome shotgun sequence genomic window:
- the LOC128165240 gene encoding exportin-6-like isoform X1, producing the protein MASDQSSLKALENLMTEFFDGRTSNERKRNIEEILNNFTQTRDAWQHCLYYLANTHNEYVMMFCMTAIESLINKQWVGFDGQHKLEIRSTLNRFLLEHHNRVPTYIRNKLVKLVVDIGRIDWPHFYPDFFSSILQLAQQPETAVLGIILLHTSSEELASPREDLSMARKEELQRLLLGQVPTILSLLSNILESVLEKHRHLVAATPPPSPTSGEDGSTRRRSSSVMLFSSPLESSDTAGNVLSNMFKSPSCRIPLEALPPLDVESQNLCCLALKCLAQYFSWIPLSSMITPSLLSTVFHFAGFGCEIRKSSTSVNSNFSTNTQVLGNLAMNCINELLSKNCVPVEFEDYLLQMFQQTFYLLQKLTKDSRTNSTGNRLSEIDESYVEKFTDFLKLFVGIHLKRFESNPQFPVLEFLALLLKYTFRQPTNEGFYNCLDTWNTFLDYLDDKLKDRSTNSAAIVSRYQEALLSLVSNMLHKLQFRYNQSQLEELDDEVLDDDNETEWQTFLCQSLEIVAKVAEIYTAETFRLLYEPFREHLDIYLGLDQFVRNNAQGRHLTITAENECRKLHCSLRDLASLLQALGRLAEHFIGEKFLERFTDGTMLLERLVNTVVYGSKSQLFNVTSTIQNVLHTDFVGVHAQAISSIQAFAHWLSQFYSETHKVNLDKDKFASLISTLLDSIVPMFSKEIPEKIVHSSAHLLLSITTTVRPQFLLHLSSTQTLCKHASQGAYVELTMEVQLLVYRALSHSLILPWPNVADADQNWTSRAEDHQAFVRQIARHFLQLSNPRALAANKGLLEEAKSVIKRTLQIFEDWIENVAGEVVKSKQICYRSLQEVIEVALAVFPVYLHQPDVVDSLMSFFLSLFQGLRVQMGVPFAEQTIQTFMTLFTQEQLAESICHESSAAHKVVEKFLKILELIVQEPGSAFKAFLPNVISICMDQIYPIIAQRPSPDIKQSLYRLVHELIMNNWRYFFKGSVLKTLHSQSPQNGNGDVQNAQQFTAIMQSYGQSFLQPDLAVFKQNLESLETLNAKWKLYQKPIFREVMLLQFLNVLVQVLVHKSHDLLHEEIVVTVYNMASADFSRFYAEFLPHFVSSCEGLDANQRNILVRNFKVDKDLPSFTQNVNRFVNDLRYYRLINSSLPEGSVTF; encoded by the exons atg GCCTCTGACCAGTCATCCCTCAAAGCCCTGGAAAACTTGATGACAGAGTTCTTTGATGGACGAACTTCAAATGAACGAAAAAGAAATATAG AGGAAATCCTAAATAATTTTACCCAGACCAGAGATGCCTGGCAgcattgtttatattatttgGCAAACACACACAATGAATATGTTATGATGTTCTGTATGACTGCTATTGAG AGCTTGATCAACAAGCAGTGGGTTGGTTTTGATGGTCAGCATAAGTTAGAAATCCGCTCCACACTTAACCGTTTCCTACTGGAACATCACAACAGAGTACCGACCTACATCAGAAACAAACTGGTCAAGTTAGTAGTGGATATTGGCAGAATAGACTGGCCCCACTTCTACCCCGACTTCTTCTCTAGTATTCTACAG CTTGCTCAACAACCAGAAACAGCTGTCCTTGGGATCATCCTTCTGCACACTTCTTCGGAAGAGCTCGCATCTCCTAGAGAAGATCTCAGCATGGCAAGAAAAGAGGAGCTACAGCGTCTTCTTCTTGGACAAGTTCCTACAATTCTAAGCTTACTAAGCA ATATTTTGGAGTCTGTCCTTGAGAAGCACCGCCATTTGGTGGCTGCTACTCCACCTCCATCTCCCACCTCAGGAGAAGATGGATCCACCCGCCGGAGATCCTCATCAGTGATGCTGTTCAGTTCTCCTCTAGAATCTAGTGATACTG CAGGAAATGTGCTCAGCAACATGTTCAAATCGCCAAGCTGTCGAATTCCACTGGAAGCATTACCTCCCTTAGATGTTGAATCCCAAAATCTGTGTTGTTTAGCTTTGAAATGTTTAGCCCAGTACTTCAGCTGGATTCCTCTGTCTTCAATGATTACCCCTTCTCTATTGAGTACTGTGTTCCATTTTGCTGGATTTGGATGTGAAATACGGAAATCCAGTACCAGTGTGAATTCAAACTTTAGCACCAATACACAAGTGCTAGGAAATCTAGCAATGAACTGTATTAATGAGTTGCTGTCCAAAAACTGTGTTCCAGTAGAATTTGAGGACTATCTTCTTCAAATGTTTCAACAGACATTTTATTTACTACAAAAATTAACCAAAGATAGTCGAACAAATTCAACAGGAAATAGGTTGTCAGAAATAGATGAAAG ttATGTGGAGAAGTTTACAGACtttcttaaattatttgttGGTATACATTTAAAGAGATTTGAATCCAATCCTCAGTTCCCGGTTTTAGAATTTTTGGCTTTATTGTTGAAGTACACTTTCAGACAG CCAACAAATGAAGGATTTTATAACTGTCTGGACACATGGAATACATTCCTGGATTACCTGGATGATAAATTAAAAGACAGATCCACAAATAGCGCAGCAATTGTGTCAAG ATACCAGGAAGCTCTGTTATCCCTGGTCTCTAATATGCTACACAAACTCCAGTTCCGCTACAACCAGTCACAGCTGGAGGAACTGGACGATGAAGTTCTGGATGACGAT AATGAAACAGAATGGCAGACTTTCTTGTGTCAGAGTTTGGAAATTGTTGCTAAAGTGGCAGAAATCTACACAGCAGAGACATTCAGGCTATTG TATGAACCATTCAGGGAGCATTTGGATATTTATCTTGGTCTGGACCAGTTTGTCAGAAATAATGCACAAGGCAGACACTTGACAATAACTGCCGAGAATGAATGTCGGAAGCTGCATTGTTCGCTGCGAGATTTGGCCTCTCTTTTACAAGCACTAGGAAGGCTGGCTGAACACTTTATTGGAGAGAAGTTTCTGGAGCGATTTACTGATGGCACAATGTTGTTGGAAAG ATTAGTAAATACAGTTGTATATGGTTCTAAGTCACAGCTTTTCAACGTCACATCAACAATACAAAATGTCCTTCACACCGATTTTGTTGGGGT GCATGCTCAAGCCATTTCATCAATACAGGCCTTTGCCCATTGGCTGTCACAGTTTTACAGTGAGACACACAAAGTCAACTTGGATAAAGATAAATTTGCATCtcttatatcaactcttctagaCTCTATTGTACCTATGTTTTCTAAAGAG ATTCCAGAGAAAATAGTCCATTCCAGTGCACACCTGTTACTGTCAATCACCACCACAGTGCGGCCCCAGTTCCTTCTTCACCTCTCCAGTACACAGACCCTGTGTAAACACGCTAGTCAAGGAGCGTATGTTGAGCTCACAATGGAG GTACAGCTGTTGGTTTACAGAGCCCTGTCTCACAGCTTGATCCTGCCTTGGCCTAATGTAGCAGATGCAGACCAGAATTGGACCAGTCGGGCAGAGGATCATCAAGCATTTGTCAGACAGATAGCCAGGCATTTTCTTCAGCTTAGCAATCCCAGGGCTTTAGCAGCCAACAAAGGATTGCTGGAGGAGG CTAAATCTGTGATAAAGAGGACCTTGCAGATTTTTGAGGATTGGATAGAGAATGTTGCCGGGGAGGTGGTTAAAAGTAAACAAATCTGTTATCGGTCTCTACAGGAAGTCATTGAAGTGGCGCTAGCTGTATTTCCTGTCTATTTGCATCAGCCAG ATGTGGTTGACTCCTTGATGAGTTTCTTCCTGTCCTTGTTCCAAGGGCTTCGGGTTCAGATGGGAGTTCCTTTTGCAGAACAAACCATACAGACTTTTATGACTCTTTTCACACA AGAACAACTAGCAGAAAGCATTTGCCATGAAAGTAGTGCTGCACATAAAGTGGTtgaaaa aTTCCTGAAGATTTTGGAGCTGATTGTACAAGAACCAGGGTCTGCCTTTAAAGCATTCTTACCCAATGTGATATCTATATGTATGGATCAGATTTATCCTATCATAGCGCAG CGTCCATCTCCTGATATTAAACAAAGTTTATATAGACTAGTCCATGAGTTGATAATGAACAACTGGCGTTATTTCTTCAAGGGAAGTGTCCTAAAGACTTTACATTCTCAGTCCCCCCAGAATGGAAATGGGGATGTCCAGAACGCCCAACAGTTCACTGCCATCATGCAG TCATACGGCCAATCATTCCTTCAACCAGACCTTGCTGTCTTTAAACAAAACCTTGAATCTTTAGAAACCTTGAATGCCAAATGGAAACTTTACCAAAAA CCAATCTTCAGAGAAGTGATGCTACTACAGTTTTTGAATGTTCTTGTGCAAGTTTTGGTGCATAAATCCCATGACCTGCTTCATGAGGAAATCGTTGTGACAGTGTACAACATGGCCTCCGCGGACTTCAGCCGATTCTATGCTGAGTTCTTGCCACACTTTGTGTCTTCTTGTGAAGGACTGGACGCCAATCAACGAAATATTCTCGTTAGGAATTTCAAAGTAGATAAG GATTTGCCATCTTTTACTCAGAATGTGAATCGGTTTGTGAACGACTTGAGATATTACAGACTGATTAACAGTAGTCTTCCTGAAGGTTCAGTCACATTTTAA
- the LOC128165240 gene encoding exportin-6-like isoform X2, protein MASDQSSLKALENLMTEFFDGRTSNERKRNIEEILNNFTQTRDAWQHCLYYLANTHNEYVMMFCMTAIESLINKQWVGFDGQHKLEIRSTLNRFLLEHHNRVPTYIRNKLVKLVVDIGRIDWPHFYPDFFSSILQLAQQPETAVLGIILLHTSSEELASPREDLSMARKEELQRLLLGQVPTILSLLSNILESVLEKHRHLVAATPPPSPTSGEDGSTRRRSSSVMLFSSPLESSDTGNVLSNMFKSPSCRIPLEALPPLDVESQNLCCLALKCLAQYFSWIPLSSMITPSLLSTVFHFAGFGCEIRKSSTSVNSNFSTNTQVLGNLAMNCINELLSKNCVPVEFEDYLLQMFQQTFYLLQKLTKDSRTNSTGNRLSEIDESYVEKFTDFLKLFVGIHLKRFESNPQFPVLEFLALLLKYTFRQPTNEGFYNCLDTWNTFLDYLDDKLKDRSTNSAAIVSRYQEALLSLVSNMLHKLQFRYNQSQLEELDDEVLDDDNETEWQTFLCQSLEIVAKVAEIYTAETFRLLYEPFREHLDIYLGLDQFVRNNAQGRHLTITAENECRKLHCSLRDLASLLQALGRLAEHFIGEKFLERFTDGTMLLERLVNTVVYGSKSQLFNVTSTIQNVLHTDFVGVHAQAISSIQAFAHWLSQFYSETHKVNLDKDKFASLISTLLDSIVPMFSKEIPEKIVHSSAHLLLSITTTVRPQFLLHLSSTQTLCKHASQGAYVELTMEVQLLVYRALSHSLILPWPNVADADQNWTSRAEDHQAFVRQIARHFLQLSNPRALAANKGLLEEAKSVIKRTLQIFEDWIENVAGEVVKSKQICYRSLQEVIEVALAVFPVYLHQPDVVDSLMSFFLSLFQGLRVQMGVPFAEQTIQTFMTLFTQEQLAESICHESSAAHKVVEKFLKILELIVQEPGSAFKAFLPNVISICMDQIYPIIAQRPSPDIKQSLYRLVHELIMNNWRYFFKGSVLKTLHSQSPQNGNGDVQNAQQFTAIMQSYGQSFLQPDLAVFKQNLESLETLNAKWKLYQKPIFREVMLLQFLNVLVQVLVHKSHDLLHEEIVVTVYNMASADFSRFYAEFLPHFVSSCEGLDANQRNILVRNFKVDKDLPSFTQNVNRFVNDLRYYRLINSSLPEGSVTF, encoded by the exons atg GCCTCTGACCAGTCATCCCTCAAAGCCCTGGAAAACTTGATGACAGAGTTCTTTGATGGACGAACTTCAAATGAACGAAAAAGAAATATAG AGGAAATCCTAAATAATTTTACCCAGACCAGAGATGCCTGGCAgcattgtttatattatttgGCAAACACACACAATGAATATGTTATGATGTTCTGTATGACTGCTATTGAG AGCTTGATCAACAAGCAGTGGGTTGGTTTTGATGGTCAGCATAAGTTAGAAATCCGCTCCACACTTAACCGTTTCCTACTGGAACATCACAACAGAGTACCGACCTACATCAGAAACAAACTGGTCAAGTTAGTAGTGGATATTGGCAGAATAGACTGGCCCCACTTCTACCCCGACTTCTTCTCTAGTATTCTACAG CTTGCTCAACAACCAGAAACAGCTGTCCTTGGGATCATCCTTCTGCACACTTCTTCGGAAGAGCTCGCATCTCCTAGAGAAGATCTCAGCATGGCAAGAAAAGAGGAGCTACAGCGTCTTCTTCTTGGACAAGTTCCTACAATTCTAAGCTTACTAAGCA ATATTTTGGAGTCTGTCCTTGAGAAGCACCGCCATTTGGTGGCTGCTACTCCACCTCCATCTCCCACCTCAGGAGAAGATGGATCCACCCGCCGGAGATCCTCATCAGTGATGCTGTTCAGTTCTCCTCTAGAATCTAGTGATACTG GAAATGTGCTCAGCAACATGTTCAAATCGCCAAGCTGTCGAATTCCACTGGAAGCATTACCTCCCTTAGATGTTGAATCCCAAAATCTGTGTTGTTTAGCTTTGAAATGTTTAGCCCAGTACTTCAGCTGGATTCCTCTGTCTTCAATGATTACCCCTTCTCTATTGAGTACTGTGTTCCATTTTGCTGGATTTGGATGTGAAATACGGAAATCCAGTACCAGTGTGAATTCAAACTTTAGCACCAATACACAAGTGCTAGGAAATCTAGCAATGAACTGTATTAATGAGTTGCTGTCCAAAAACTGTGTTCCAGTAGAATTTGAGGACTATCTTCTTCAAATGTTTCAACAGACATTTTATTTACTACAAAAATTAACCAAAGATAGTCGAACAAATTCAACAGGAAATAGGTTGTCAGAAATAGATGAAAG ttATGTGGAGAAGTTTACAGACtttcttaaattatttgttGGTATACATTTAAAGAGATTTGAATCCAATCCTCAGTTCCCGGTTTTAGAATTTTTGGCTTTATTGTTGAAGTACACTTTCAGACAG CCAACAAATGAAGGATTTTATAACTGTCTGGACACATGGAATACATTCCTGGATTACCTGGATGATAAATTAAAAGACAGATCCACAAATAGCGCAGCAATTGTGTCAAG ATACCAGGAAGCTCTGTTATCCCTGGTCTCTAATATGCTACACAAACTCCAGTTCCGCTACAACCAGTCACAGCTGGAGGAACTGGACGATGAAGTTCTGGATGACGAT AATGAAACAGAATGGCAGACTTTCTTGTGTCAGAGTTTGGAAATTGTTGCTAAAGTGGCAGAAATCTACACAGCAGAGACATTCAGGCTATTG TATGAACCATTCAGGGAGCATTTGGATATTTATCTTGGTCTGGACCAGTTTGTCAGAAATAATGCACAAGGCAGACACTTGACAATAACTGCCGAGAATGAATGTCGGAAGCTGCATTGTTCGCTGCGAGATTTGGCCTCTCTTTTACAAGCACTAGGAAGGCTGGCTGAACACTTTATTGGAGAGAAGTTTCTGGAGCGATTTACTGATGGCACAATGTTGTTGGAAAG ATTAGTAAATACAGTTGTATATGGTTCTAAGTCACAGCTTTTCAACGTCACATCAACAATACAAAATGTCCTTCACACCGATTTTGTTGGGGT GCATGCTCAAGCCATTTCATCAATACAGGCCTTTGCCCATTGGCTGTCACAGTTTTACAGTGAGACACACAAAGTCAACTTGGATAAAGATAAATTTGCATCtcttatatcaactcttctagaCTCTATTGTACCTATGTTTTCTAAAGAG ATTCCAGAGAAAATAGTCCATTCCAGTGCACACCTGTTACTGTCAATCACCACCACAGTGCGGCCCCAGTTCCTTCTTCACCTCTCCAGTACACAGACCCTGTGTAAACACGCTAGTCAAGGAGCGTATGTTGAGCTCACAATGGAG GTACAGCTGTTGGTTTACAGAGCCCTGTCTCACAGCTTGATCCTGCCTTGGCCTAATGTAGCAGATGCAGACCAGAATTGGACCAGTCGGGCAGAGGATCATCAAGCATTTGTCAGACAGATAGCCAGGCATTTTCTTCAGCTTAGCAATCCCAGGGCTTTAGCAGCCAACAAAGGATTGCTGGAGGAGG CTAAATCTGTGATAAAGAGGACCTTGCAGATTTTTGAGGATTGGATAGAGAATGTTGCCGGGGAGGTGGTTAAAAGTAAACAAATCTGTTATCGGTCTCTACAGGAAGTCATTGAAGTGGCGCTAGCTGTATTTCCTGTCTATTTGCATCAGCCAG ATGTGGTTGACTCCTTGATGAGTTTCTTCCTGTCCTTGTTCCAAGGGCTTCGGGTTCAGATGGGAGTTCCTTTTGCAGAACAAACCATACAGACTTTTATGACTCTTTTCACACA AGAACAACTAGCAGAAAGCATTTGCCATGAAAGTAGTGCTGCACATAAAGTGGTtgaaaa aTTCCTGAAGATTTTGGAGCTGATTGTACAAGAACCAGGGTCTGCCTTTAAAGCATTCTTACCCAATGTGATATCTATATGTATGGATCAGATTTATCCTATCATAGCGCAG CGTCCATCTCCTGATATTAAACAAAGTTTATATAGACTAGTCCATGAGTTGATAATGAACAACTGGCGTTATTTCTTCAAGGGAAGTGTCCTAAAGACTTTACATTCTCAGTCCCCCCAGAATGGAAATGGGGATGTCCAGAACGCCCAACAGTTCACTGCCATCATGCAG TCATACGGCCAATCATTCCTTCAACCAGACCTTGCTGTCTTTAAACAAAACCTTGAATCTTTAGAAACCTTGAATGCCAAATGGAAACTTTACCAAAAA CCAATCTTCAGAGAAGTGATGCTACTACAGTTTTTGAATGTTCTTGTGCAAGTTTTGGTGCATAAATCCCATGACCTGCTTCATGAGGAAATCGTTGTGACAGTGTACAACATGGCCTCCGCGGACTTCAGCCGATTCTATGCTGAGTTCTTGCCACACTTTGTGTCTTCTTGTGAAGGACTGGACGCCAATCAACGAAATATTCTCGTTAGGAATTTCAAAGTAGATAAG GATTTGCCATCTTTTACTCAGAATGTGAATCGGTTTGTGAACGACTTGAGATATTACAGACTGATTAACAGTAGTCTTCCTGAAGGTTCAGTCACATTTTAA
- the LOC128167938 gene encoding uncharacterized protein LOC128167938 — protein MIKIYIQQLLVLGVFVDLYFNLCPDPMRVKILGSRRKQVILSPYIYDLDWSFGMIASLNTKTDKNCDCQTRSENKTINISGSRNCSLKELSRKKVVDSCPYHYQLNYDRFRIPQSIIQVKCNCDNCIGRKPDGSLQELHDGRCTEVMIPRKVLRLCSKKRRKVYTVRIEEYAVACTCQWPNPNQV, from the exons ATGATTAAAATATAC ATTCAGCAGTTATTAGTTCTGGGAGTATTTGTGGATCTTTACTTCAACTTATGCCCCGATCCTATGCGAGTGAAGATTCTAGGCAGTCGCAGGAAACAAGTGATCCTATCGCCCTATATTTACGATCTCGACTGGTCTTTCGGTATGATCGCTTCATTGAACACAAAGACGGATAAAAACTGCGACTGTCAAACGCGCTCCGAGAATAAAACCATCAATATATCCGGGAGCAGGAATTGTTCCTTAAAGGAGCTTAGTAGAAAAAAAGTGGTGGACAGTTGTCCATATCACTACCAACTGAACTACGACCGATTCAGGATACCCCAATCTATAATACAGGTCAAATGTAACTGTGATAATTGCATCGGAAGGAAGCCCGACGGATCTCTACAGGAACTGCATGACGGGAGATGTACAGAGGTCATGATTCCCCGCAAGGTTCTCAGGCTCTGCAGCAAAAAGAGGAGAAAGGTATACACAGTACGGATCGAGGAGTACGCGGTGGCCTGCACGTGTCAATGGCCTAACCCTAACCAAGTCTAA